The nucleotide window GCCAAAGCAGTACACGAACGCAGAAAAGTGATGCGCCGGGTTAACGTGCTCAGGTACCTCATGGTCTGCGATATCGCGCCACAAAGGCGTAATATCCAAACGCTCATCTACCCAATCGTAAATTTTGTTTAACAATGATTACGCCCCCTTTCGTGGTTGAGCTTTTCCTACATAAAGGAATCCATCTTTTTCTTTTGTCGGATACACATCCAAAGGTGCTAATGGCGGTGTACCAGGAACATTGGTTCCATCTTTTTCATAACGGCCATAGTGGCAAGGACAGAAGAACTGTTCAGGATGCTCCTTGTCAGTACCCCAGTCTACAACACATCCAAGGTGTTTACACACTGGCGACAAGGCAACGATTTCCCCGGCTTCATTTTTGAAAACCCAGGCTGTTCCTGTTTCTTCAGATTCATACCATGCATCTTTTTGTTTGAATTTAAAATTGACTTTTTGCGGTTCAGTCTTGATTTCTGCGATCTTCAATGGAGTCGCGATGAAATCTCCCGTGTCTTCACCCTTCAGCACAGGATCGACGGCAAAGCGAACCATTGGCATCAGCATCCCCGCAGCCATGAAACCGCCTACACCTGTTAGAGTATAGTTTAAGAATTGACGTCTTGAAACACGATGCTTACTCACGTTATTCCCCCCTCTATTCCCAAGTTAAGTCCCCAACGGACATAATTTAAACACATTTTAAAACTAGGACATAACCATGATATATCAATCTCATTACAAAATCAATATAATACTATGTTGAAAACATTTTTCGCAGTGATAAAAATAACAGAGGGCTATTTTTCATCCCATTTCTCAGTGAACAAAGATAATAATTGCTTAACTTGATCATCCACGATTGCTACCTTTTGCTGGTCATGCATCTGATCCATGGACAAGGACGGCATCCAAAGCACATTACCATTAAGGTCTTTTTCTCGATGCCTCCAGCGGCTGTCAGACGTAACATAAAAGATATGATTGAACTGCTTGTCCAATAGACTATTTTCCCAATTCTTTAAAGCGTCCAGGCTGCCCTCATCTTCCTTTATGTACACAAAATCAGGCAAAAGGAAAATTCGCCCCCGAAACTGCTTTTCCAGCTGAGATGTAAGGATGCCTGTGAACTCAGCCATTGAAGCATTTTGTTTCATGTCCTCACCAAAAGAAACTGGCAAAAGCGGGACGATTGCCGTGTCAACGTACTCAGCAGCTTTTTGATACATTTCAACATCTGCTGCCACCCATTTCATAATACCAACTCCATCTTTCAATTAGGCTAGAATCGTAAACATAGATTTCCATCTTCTGCAATCATAACCCATTGTTTACATCCATTCTATAATATCATGATTAAATACTGTTTTCGAATCGTATGGGGCGTAAATTATTTTTACGGTCTAACCTTATAATCCAGGGAAAACCCATTCGTACTCAGACTGCCAACCACTTTGAAAACGGGCAAAATAAAAAGCCTGCTATTTTTTAGCAAGCTATAAAGAGTTGACTGCACCTAATTTTTTTAATTGCTCTGTAAGATGTTCGAAGGCTTCCTGGTCCTGGCTGTCCAGTGCCTGGTCAATCAGGGATAACAATTTGTCTTTCTGGAAATTGTGGATGCTTTCCTCCAGAAATCTTTCTGCCACCATTTTGTCGCTTTCGCTGATTTGGAGCTGTCCTGGCATATAAGGGTTTTCTTCCAGCACGGCCGCAAATTGATGGGCTTTGTTTGAAGCATGGAAATTCAGTTGGATGTAGATTTCTTCTTCCCTGTTCAAACGAATATCATGAAAAGACTTCTCAGCATCGGTCGTCATCACATTTTCCTTGAAGAACCGGAATGGAACTTCATCCACGCAATGTGTCGACATCACTAATCCCCTTGGGCAATGCTGGGCATTATCCACAAAGTGTACCTTTTCCATCAGCTGATCATGGCTCATCAAGTAGTTAAGGATCCAAACACATTCCCGCCTTTTCAGCTGATAATGGTTCAAAAACCAGCGGATAAAATCCTTTTTCTCGTTGACAGATACAGGGGTTGTCATTTTTGAATCCCTCCTCTGCATAACTTAAATTTTTTTCGGTTACTGATTTTCCGTCAAACGCTCCAGCATTTCACGGAATTCTTCATTGCCAGGTTCCTTTTCAACTAACATACTTAGAATTTCGGCGGCCTCGCCCATTTTTCCTTCTTCAATTAAAAAATATCCGTAGTCTGACAAAAATTCTTTGTTGTCTTTAAAGAAAGTATATGCTAGTTGGTATTTGTTTAATGCCTGTGAATAATCTTCAATATGCTGATATGCAATAGCTGCATCCCATAGGATTTGCGGTTCTTCTTCTTCATTATAGTCCGCCGCACCGATCAGCTCCAGAACATCCTCATATCGCTCCTGCTTCATCAGAAGTTTGTTCAGGACAAGAACTCCTTCCATGAATCCCGGGTCCAGCGCAATGGCCTCCCGTATCAATTTCTCGGCAGTATCCTCATCCGGAAGCTTAAGGGCAAGCTTCCCGCCGTAAAAGTATAGATCCTTGTTGTATTCATCCTGCTCAATGCCCTGTTTGACAGCTTCAAACGCTTCCTCCGCCATTTCTTCCCGTTCATAGGCTTTGGCAAGATAGAGATATAATGAGTGATATTCAGGGTCGAGAGTCTTCAATTCCTCGAATTTTTCGATTGCTGTTTTATTATAGCCAGCCTGCAGTGCTGTAAAAGCATAACCGAATAAAGTATTGATTTCCAGCTTTTGTTCGAGGGCTATATCGTAAAAATGAAGCGCTTCTTCAAATGATCCACCAGCACTTAATGTTTCAGCCAGCCTCTGGTTGATGTTTACCCCGCCGATTTCTTCATGCACCTTAAGGACTGTTTCGTAATATTGAATCGCTTCCGCAAGTTTTCCCTGATGAGCGTAAAGTTCCCCAAGAGCAAAATCTATCACCGATTCATCCGGTAAAATTCTTTTAGCCTCGAGGAGTTTGTTTTCACTCACTTCATAGAGACCTTCCATTTGATATAAATCAGCCAACAGAAGAAGTGCCTGGGGGAAAGCAGGGTCGTCTTTGTCTACCTTTTCGAGAGTGAGCATAGCCTCTTCTTCTTTACCGAGTTCAATTCTTGTTTCTGCTAGCAGGACATGGAGTTCACCCTCTTCTGGGTAGTTTTTCAATAAACTTTCAATCAGAGTTTCCGTTTCTTCCATAAACCCAAAACGGAAAAGCTCCTCTGAAAGCAGGAATTTCTCTTCGTCATTGCCTTGTTCAAGAATTTCCCTATATGCAGACATAGCTTTCTCAAGCTGTCCATTTTCTATAAGACTGGTTATTTCATTTACTGCGACCATTGCTATCATCCTATCCTTAAAATTAGGCACTGTCCGTTTTTTTAGTCAGGCAGTACCTTAACGTCTAATTAGTAGTTATCAGTAAAAAATCC belongs to Mesobacillus sp. AQ2 and includes:
- a CDS encoding ubiquinol-cytochrome c reductase iron-sulfur subunit, whose translation is MSKHRVSRRQFLNYTLTGVGGFMAAGMLMPMVRFAVDPVLKGEDTGDFIATPLKIAEIKTEPQKVNFKFKQKDAWYESEETGTAWVFKNEAGEIVALSPVCKHLGCVVDWGTDKEHPEQFFCPCHYGRYEKDGTNVPGTPPLAPLDVYPTKEKDGFLYVGKAQPRKGA
- a CDS encoding YpiF family protein, whose protein sequence is MKWVAADVEMYQKAAEYVDTAIVPLLPVSFGEDMKQNASMAEFTGILTSQLEKQFRGRIFLLPDFVYIKEDEGSLDALKNWENSLLDKQFNHIFYVTSDSRWRHREKDLNGNVLWMPSLSMDQMHDQQKVAIVDDQVKQLLSLFTEKWDEK
- a CDS encoding tetratricopeptide repeat protein, which produces MVAVNEITSLIENGQLEKAMSAYREILEQGNDEEKFLLSEELFRFGFMEETETLIESLLKNYPEEGELHVLLAETRIELGKEEEAMLTLEKVDKDDPAFPQALLLLADLYQMEGLYEVSENKLLEAKRILPDESVIDFALGELYAHQGKLAEAIQYYETVLKVHEEIGGVNINQRLAETLSAGGSFEEALHFYDIALEQKLEINTLFGYAFTALQAGYNKTAIEKFEELKTLDPEYHSLYLYLAKAYEREEMAEEAFEAVKQGIEQDEYNKDLYFYGGKLALKLPDEDTAEKLIREAIALDPGFMEGVLVLNKLLMKQERYEDVLELIGAADYNEEEEPQILWDAAIAYQHIEDYSQALNKYQLAYTFFKDNKEFLSDYGYFLIEEGKMGEAAEILSMLVEKEPGNEEFREMLERLTENQ
- a CDS encoding ReoY family proteolytic degradation factor — encoded protein: MTTPVSVNEKKDFIRWFLNHYQLKRRECVWILNYLMSHDQLMEKVHFVDNAQHCPRGLVMSTHCVDEVPFRFFKENVMTTDAEKSFHDIRLNREEEIYIQLNFHASNKAHQFAAVLEENPYMPGQLQISESDKMVAERFLEESIHNFQKDKLLSLIDQALDSQDQEAFEHLTEQLKKLGAVNSL